In a single window of the Papaver somniferum cultivar HN1 chromosome 8, ASM357369v1, whole genome shotgun sequence genome:
- the LOC113301810 gene encoding protein BASIC PENTACYSTEINE7-like: MEEKVGLGIRNWDFSKQTVTDHAVLKPVSGIPVSSSTTTEHQPHPHHYHQHQHHQHQQHQHQHQHQHHQQQQHQLQLQHQHQHQHQHLQQHPHPHPQPLPHLQLQEQQHQHHQAAFLKMGMYPNRHSMISESETDLNAVDYANHCWVHQRSFLPPTKASQTPILTTHINTETGLPVIPTSLGMPIDGPIQDDEFGTKSSKTKKQSSAKKSEKVAKVLKTKEPKKKSAASTKKKGNSISTAIREKKNLDIIIDGSAMDFSQVPTPVCSCTGMPRQCYRWGAGGWQSSCCTTNLSEYPLPMSTTRPGSRLAGRKMSNGAYGKLLQRLTVEGYDLSHAIDLKDHWAKHGTNKFVTIK, encoded by the coding sequence ATGGAGGAGAAAGTTGGACTAGGTATTCGTAATTGGGATTTTTCGAAGCAAACAGTTACAGATCATGCAGTTCTGAAACCTGTTTCCGGAATTCCAGTATCGAGTAGTACTACTACCGAGCATCAACCCCACCCGCACCATTatcaccaacaccaacaccaccaacatcaacaacaccaacaccagCATCAACACcagcaccaccaacaacaacaacatcaactccaactccaacatcaacaccaacaccaacaccaacatCTACAGCAACATCCGCATCCACATCCACAACCACTTCCGCATCTACAATTACAGGAACagcaacatcaacatcatcaggcTGCTTTTTTGAAAATGGGTATGTATCCGAACAGACATTCTATGATTTCTGAATCTGAAACAGATCTAAATGCTGTGGATTATGCCAATCATTGTTGGGTTCATCAAAGAAGTTTCCTCCCCCCAACAAAAGCCAGTCAAACTCCGATTCTTACTACTCATATAAACACTGAAACTGGTCTTCCTGTTATTCCAACTAGCTTGGGTATGCCAATAGATGGGCCAATCCAAGACGATGAATTCGGAACTAAATCCTCAAAGACTAAAAAGCAGAGTTCAGCGAAGAAATCTGAAAAAGTTGCTaaggttttgaaaacaaaggAACCAAAGAAGAAATCTGCAGCATCCACAAAGAAGAAGGGGAACTCGATTTCCACTGCAATTCGTGAGAAGAAGAATCTCGATATCATTATTGATGGATCTGCAATGGATTTTTCTCAGGTACCTACCCCTGTTTGTTCATGTACTGGTATGCCTCGTCAATGTTACAGATGGGGTGCTGGTGGGTGGCAATCTTCATGTTGCACTACAAATTTATCCGAATATCCTCTACCAATGAGTACTACGAGACCTGGCTCTCGTTTAGCTGGCAGGAAAATGAGTAATGGTGCTTACGGTAAGCTCTTGCAACGACTAACAGTTGAAGGGTACGATCTCTCTCATGCAATTGATCTGAAGGATCATTGGGCGAAACACGGTACTAATAAATTTGTTACAATTAAGTAA
- the LOC113301813 gene encoding secretory carrier-associated membrane protein 4-like isoform X3 — MNRRGDPNPFDQEEEVNPFADSKDKERELASWEADLKRREQDIKRREDAVTRAGVPSDDRNWPPFFPVIHHDIANEIPIHAQRLQYLAFASWLGIVFCLAFNVIAVSVCWIRGGGVKIFFLAIIYALLGCPLSYVLWYRPLYRAMRTDSALKFSWFFLFYLMHIGFCIVAAIAPPIVFQGKSFTGILSAISVFSDHVLPGIFYLVGFGFFCLETLLSFWVLQKVYMYFRGNK, encoded by the exons ATGAATCGCAGAGGTGATCCTAACCCTTTCGATCAAGAAGAAGAGGTCAATCCTTTTGCG GATTCTAAGGATAAAGAAAGGGAGCTTGCATCTTGGGAAGCAGATTTGAAAAGGAGAGAACAG GATATCAAAAGAAGAGAAGATGCTGTTACCAGAG CTGGTGTCCCCTCAGATGATAGAAACTGGCCTCCGTTTTTTCCAGTTATTCATCATGATATAGCTAATGAAATACCGATCCATGCTCAAAGGTTGCAGTATCTGGCTTTTGCAAGTTGGTTAG GTATAGTCTTTTGTCTTGCATTCAATGTTATTGCTGTGTCTGTCTGCTGGATTAGAGGGGGAG GtgttaaaatatttttccttgcTATTATCTATGCACTTCTTGGATGCCCTCTTTCATACGTGCTGTGGTACAGGCCACTCTATCGCGCGATGAG GACAGATAGTGCCCTGAAATTTAGTTGGTTTTTCCTGTTTTACCTG ATGCACATTGGTTTCTGCATTGTTGCTGCTATTGCCCCTCCGATTGTTTTCCAGGGGAAATCGTTTAC GGGTATTCTTTCTGCGATATCAGTCTTCTCCGACCATGTGCTGCCTGGG ATCTTCTATTTGGTTGGGTTTGGTTTTTTTTGCTTGGAAACACTTCTAAGCTTTTGGGTACTTCAG AAAGTTTACATGTATTTCAGAGGTAATAAGTGA
- the LOC113301811 gene encoding phosphoribulokinase, chloroplastic yields MAICTVYTTQSLNTISTTTKTNLGFHQKQVFFFTKKSSLSTRRNSYFSCSAGDSKTIVIGLAADSGCGKSTFMRRLTSVFGGAAEPPRGGNPDSNTLISDTTTVICLDDYHSLDRTGRKEKGVTALDPRANDFDLMYEQVKALKNGIAVEKPIYNHVSGLLDPPELIQPPKILVIEGLHPMYDSRVRDLLDFSIYLDISNEVKFAWKIQRDMAERGHSLESIKASIEARKPDFDAYIDPQKQYADAVIEVLPTTLIPDDNEGKVLRVRLIMKEGVKYFSPVYLFDEGSTISWIPCGRKLTCSYPGIKFNYGPDSYFDNEVSVLEMDGQFDRLDELIYVESHLSNISTKFYGEVTQQMLKHADFPGSNNGTGLFQTMVGLKIRDLYEQILASKVGALEASKA; encoded by the exons ATGGCAATCTGTACTGTTTATACAACTCAGTCTTTGAACACAATATCAACAACAACTAAAACCAACCTTGGTTTCCATCAAAAACAAGTATTTTTCTTCACCAAGAAATCATCATTATCAACCAGAAGAAATTCTTACTTCTCATGCTCAGCTGGAGattcaaaaacaattgtgatagGATTGGCAGCTGATTCAGGATGTGGTAAAAGTACTTTTATGAGAAGATTAACAAGTGTATTTGGTGGTGCAGCAGAACCACCAAGGGGTGGTAACCCAGATTCAAATACTTTGATTAGTGATACAACAACAGTCATATGTTTAGATGATTATCATTCACTTGATAGAACCGGAAGAAAAGAAAAGGGTGTTACTGCTCTTGACCCAAGAGctaatgattttgacctaatgtaTGAGCAAGTTAAAGCTCTTAAAAACGGTATTGCTGTTGAGAAACCTATCTACAATCATGTATCTGGTCTTTTAGATCCTCCAGAACTTATCCAGCCTCCTAAGATTCTTGTCATCGAAGGTCTTCACCCAAT GTACGACTCTCGGGTTAGAGACCTCCTCGACTTCAGCATCTACTTGGACATTAGTAACGAAGTCAAGTTTGCATGGAAAATTCAG AGGGATATGGCCGAACGTGGTCACAGTCTTGAAAGTATTAAAGCTAGTATCGAAGCCCGAAAGCCTGATTTTGATGCTTACATTG ATCCACAAAAGCAATATGCAGATGCAGTTATAGAAGTTTTACCAACAACGTTGATTCCAGATGACAACGAAGGAAAAGTTTTGAGGGTTAGATTGATCATGAAAGAAGGTGTAAAATATTTCAGTCCAGTTTACTTGTTCGATGAAGGTTCCACCATTTCATGGATTCCTTGTGGAAGGAAACTCACTTGTTCGTACCCAGGCATCAAGTTCAACTATGGTCCCGACTCTTACTTCGACAATGAG GTGTCTGTGTTGGAAATGGATGGACAATTTGACAGATTAGACGAACTGATTTACGTGGAGAGTCATCTTAGCAACATCTCTACCAAGTTCTACGGAGAAGTTACCCAACAGATGTTGAAGCACGCAGATTTCCCCGGTAGTAACAATGGAACTGGTCTCTTCCAAACCATGGTTGGATTGAAGATCAGAGATCTTTATGAACAGATTTTGGCAAGCAAAGTTGGAGCTTTGGAAGCAAGCAAAGCTTGA
- the LOC113301813 gene encoding secretory carrier-associated membrane protein 4-like isoform X1 gives MNRRGDPNPFDQEEEVNPFANSAAPASKSRLASLVPEALGFGRKHDANVDIPLDAMVDSKDKERELASWEADLKRREQDIKRREDAVTRAGVPSDDRNWPPFFPVIHHDIANEIPIHAQRLQYLAFASWLGIVFCLAFNVIAVSVCWIRGGGVKIFFLAIIYALLGCPLSYVLWYRPLYRAMRTDSALKFSWFFLFYLMHIGFCIVAAIAPPIVFQGKSFTGILSAISVFSDHVLPGIFYLVGFGFFCLETLLSFWVLQKVYMYFRGNK, from the exons ATGAATCGCAGAGGTGATCCTAACCCTTTCGATCAAGAAGAAGAGGTCAATCCTTTTGCG AATTCTGCTGCACCTGCTTCAAAGTCACGCCTTGCATCATTGGTCCCTGAAGCACTAGGTTTTGGTCGAAAACATGACGCCAATGTGGATATACCACTGGATGCAATGGTT GATTCTAAGGATAAAGAAAGGGAGCTTGCATCTTGGGAAGCAGATTTGAAAAGGAGAGAACAG GATATCAAAAGAAGAGAAGATGCTGTTACCAGAG CTGGTGTCCCCTCAGATGATAGAAACTGGCCTCCGTTTTTTCCAGTTATTCATCATGATATAGCTAATGAAATACCGATCCATGCTCAAAGGTTGCAGTATCTGGCTTTTGCAAGTTGGTTAG GTATAGTCTTTTGTCTTGCATTCAATGTTATTGCTGTGTCTGTCTGCTGGATTAGAGGGGGAG GtgttaaaatatttttccttgcTATTATCTATGCACTTCTTGGATGCCCTCTTTCATACGTGCTGTGGTACAGGCCACTCTATCGCGCGATGAG GACAGATAGTGCCCTGAAATTTAGTTGGTTTTTCCTGTTTTACCTG ATGCACATTGGTTTCTGCATTGTTGCTGCTATTGCCCCTCCGATTGTTTTCCAGGGGAAATCGTTTAC GGGTATTCTTTCTGCGATATCAGTCTTCTCCGACCATGTGCTGCCTGGG ATCTTCTATTTGGTTGGGTTTGGTTTTTTTTGCTTGGAAACACTTCTAAGCTTTTGGGTACTTCAG AAAGTTTACATGTATTTCAGAGGTAATAAGTGA
- the LOC113301813 gene encoding secretory carrier-associated membrane protein 4-like isoform X2 encodes MNRRGDPNPFDQEEEVNPFANSAAPASKSRLASLVPEALGFGRKHDANVDIPLDAMDSKDKERELASWEADLKRREQDIKRREDAVTRAGVPSDDRNWPPFFPVIHHDIANEIPIHAQRLQYLAFASWLGIVFCLAFNVIAVSVCWIRGGGVKIFFLAIIYALLGCPLSYVLWYRPLYRAMRTDSALKFSWFFLFYLMHIGFCIVAAIAPPIVFQGKSFTGILSAISVFSDHVLPGIFYLVGFGFFCLETLLSFWVLQKVYMYFRGNK; translated from the exons ATGAATCGCAGAGGTGATCCTAACCCTTTCGATCAAGAAGAAGAGGTCAATCCTTTTGCG AATTCTGCTGCACCTGCTTCAAAGTCACGCCTTGCATCATTGGTCCCTGAAGCACTAGGTTTTGGTCGAAAACATGACGCCAATGTGGATATACCACTGGATGCAATG GATTCTAAGGATAAAGAAAGGGAGCTTGCATCTTGGGAAGCAGATTTGAAAAGGAGAGAACAG GATATCAAAAGAAGAGAAGATGCTGTTACCAGAG CTGGTGTCCCCTCAGATGATAGAAACTGGCCTCCGTTTTTTCCAGTTATTCATCATGATATAGCTAATGAAATACCGATCCATGCTCAAAGGTTGCAGTATCTGGCTTTTGCAAGTTGGTTAG GTATAGTCTTTTGTCTTGCATTCAATGTTATTGCTGTGTCTGTCTGCTGGATTAGAGGGGGAG GtgttaaaatatttttccttgcTATTATCTATGCACTTCTTGGATGCCCTCTTTCATACGTGCTGTGGTACAGGCCACTCTATCGCGCGATGAG GACAGATAGTGCCCTGAAATTTAGTTGGTTTTTCCTGTTTTACCTG ATGCACATTGGTTTCTGCATTGTTGCTGCTATTGCCCCTCCGATTGTTTTCCAGGGGAAATCGTTTAC GGGTATTCTTTCTGCGATATCAGTCTTCTCCGACCATGTGCTGCCTGGG ATCTTCTATTTGGTTGGGTTTGGTTTTTTTTGCTTGGAAACACTTCTAAGCTTTTGGGTACTTCAG AAAGTTTACATGTATTTCAGAGGTAATAAGTGA